A stretch of Megalobrama amblycephala isolate DHTTF-2021 linkage group LG14, ASM1881202v1, whole genome shotgun sequence DNA encodes these proteins:
- the si:ch211-214j24.15 gene encoding GTPase IMAP family member 8, producing the protein MALKGTSQDQRNGQHLFDLRIILLGGRNSGKSLVGNAILNQEEFVLHERTTCLKRKAEVQGRSVMVVDTPGWYCDFSAQDTPELVRREIRHSVFLSLPGPHVFLLVVKTDSVFIEKRRRSVEKHLELLGEKVWGHVLVLFTKSKNFGNKSFEDHVQASGKPLQWLLEKCSGRFHVFDTQKTCNASQVMELMGKIDKMVAENERQHFEMDVKALKEIEDRKREVELKAHQRLMKIRKQRSTLKVHSSQNQNIRLILLGAKGSGKSSTGNSILAAGSDLSFTEKKRTTQCMKRTLTVLGREVTVVDTPGWWMNYFIQDSSSFDKQEIVNSVYLCPPGPHAFLLVVRLDRSFTEIYRRAIEEHIELVSKDVWNHSLVLFTFGDWLGDTTIEQYIESEGKTLQWLVERCGDRYHVLNNKSVGNKFQTAELLEKIEEMTAGNSMRHFQTDESLFKETEKKRQVQEDRAKLRRENVLRRRESLRAFKNQVQLPSAIRVFLLGGKHSGKTSSACCILGNNGQEPDSQKPIRGTVMFSETKFEIIDSTGWTSEYPDIAEFSRKLLDDWVTGSASGICIFLLVVNASSSFTLKNLKAAQDHLRVLGGKAWNSTIVLFTNGDWLGDVSVERYIESEGDALQALVEKCGNRYQVFNNKIKDNGTQVTELMQKIEEMVLEKMLNSAENRGNIQRPLVHDGLRFRGRIQIGEAQMTLLRSFTNIHYDDTDIPGEHQMCGISEHLLPSTSSDPRNTITDSSFLQNENEALACRSVRLARTSLPRNFHQRLVVVLNRSEWFHPNESWISVNRINGPETGSLAVLHVSPTEQPMNAQRLFRNESQEERFCGLGLPYYHSSSPYTAQTAKERAFMDFVQSESLQNLIDQWGDSNIQELEAFIDSYFEMVWQETQKEPKYSSMTTVNCESSGITESDHNQRLLASIDRKLSKLDILEGVQRDLRELKQSIRHCSGIFQGVKDRSKETHDPSRPSEATASAVSEERG; encoded by the exons ATGGCTCTAAAAGGAACTTCTCAGGATCAAA GGAATGGGCAGCATCTGTTTGACTTGAGGATCATCCTACTTGGAGGCCGAAATTCTGGAAAGAGCTTAGTGGGAAACGCTATCTTAAACCAAGAAGAGTTCGTCCTCCATGAACGGACCACTTGCCTGAAAAGAAAAGCTGAGGTACAAGGGAGAAGTGTGATGGTGGTGGATACCCCAGGCTGGTATTGTGACTTCTCAGCACAAGACACACCAGAGCTGGTCAGGAGGGAAATCAGACACAGTGTCTTCCTGAGTCTCCCAGGGCCTCACGTCTTTCTCCTAGTGGTGAAAACAGACTCTGTGTTCATAGAAAAGCGGAGGAGATCCGTAGAAAAGCATCTTGAGCTCCTCGGAGAAAAGGTTTGGGGTCACGTTCTGGTGCTGTTCACAAAAAGCAAAAACTTTGGAAATAAATCATTTGAGGATCATGTTCAGGCATCAGGTAAACCCCTCCAGTGGCTCCTGGAGAAGTGCAGTGGCAGGTTTCATGTTTTTGATACCCAAAAAACATGCAATGCCAGCCAAGTAATGGAACTGATGGGGAAAATCGACAAaatggttgcagaaaatgaaagACAACATTTTGAAATGGATGTAAAGGCTTTAAAGGAGATAGAGGACAGGAAGAGGGAAGTGGAGCTCAAGGCTCATCAGAGACTGATGAAGATACGCAAACAGAGATCTACTCTGAAGG TGCACTCATCTCAAAACCAAAACATAAGACTCATCCTGCTTGGAGCAAAGGGCTCAGGGAAGAGCTCAACAGGAAACAGCATTCTAGCAGCAGGAAGTGACCTAAGTTTTACAGAAAAGAAGCGGACCACACAGTGCATGAAGAGAACATTAACAGTTCTGGGAAGAGAGGTCACAGTGGTGGACACACCTGGCTGGTGGATGAACTACTTCATCCAGGATTCTTCATCTTTCGACAAACAAGAAATAgtcaacagtgtttatttgtgtCCACCCGGTCCCCATGCTTTCCTTTTGGTGGTGCGGTTGGACAGGTCATTCACAGAGATCTACAGGAGAGCCATTGAAGAGCACATTGAGCTTGTTAGTAAGGATGTCTGGAATCACTCTCTAGTGCTGTTCACCTTTGGCGACTGGCTTGGTGACACAACCATCGAGCAGTATATTGAAAGCGAAGGAAAGACCCTTCAGTGGCTCGTGGAGAGATGTGGAGATCGCTACCATGTGCTAAACAACAAGAGCGTTGGGAATAAGTTCCAGACAGCAGAGCTACTGGAGAAGATAGAGGAGATGACAGCAGGAAATAGCATGAGACACTTTCAAACAGATGAGAGTCTTTTTAAAGAGACTGAGAAAAAACGGCAAGTACAGGAAGACCGGGCAAAGCTGCGACGTGAAAATGTGCTGAGACGAAGAGAAAGCTTGAGAGCTTTTAAGA ATCAAGTGCAATTGCCCTCAGCTATAAGAGTTTTTCTCCTGGGCGGCAAGCACTCTGGCAAGACGTCATCTGCATGCTGCATTTTGGGTAACAATGGACAAGAACCTGACAGCCAAAAACCCATTAGAGGTACCGTTATGTTCAGTGAGACAAAGTTTGAGATCATTGACTCAACAGGCTGGACATCTGAGTATCCAGATATCGCTGAGTTCAGCAGGAAACTTCTCGATGACTGGGTTACTGGTTCAGCCAGCGGGATTTGCATCTTCCTGCTGGTTGTCAATGCCAGTTCCTCATTCACGCTAAAGAACCTAAAAGCAGCTCAGGACCATCTGCGTGTTCTGGGAGGGAAAGCATGGAACAGCACCATTGTGTTGTTCACAAATGGAGACTGGCTCGGTGATGTTAGCGTGGAGCGGTACATTGAAAGTGAAGGAGATGCGCTTCAGGCACTGGTGGAGAAATGCGGAAATAGATACCAGGTTTTCAACAACAAGATCAAAGACAATGGCACTCAGGTCACAGAACTGATGCAGAAGATAGAGGAGATGGTGTTAGAGAAGATGCTAAACAGCgcagaaaatcgagggaacattCAACGACCTCTGGTACATGACGGATTGAGGTTCAGAGGAAGGATACAGATTGGGGAAGCACAAATGACCCTCCTTAGAAGCTTTACAAACATCCATTATG ATGACACTGACATTCCAGGAGAGCATCAAATGTGTGGGATTTCTGAACATTTGCTCCCATCTACATCCAGTGATCCGAGAAATACCATCACTGACTCCAgctttttgcaaaatgaaaatgaagcaCTGGCCTGCAGGAGTGTCCGATTAGCCAGGACCTCGTTACCCAGAAACTTTCATCAAAGACTAGTAGTGGTGCTCAACAGATCAGAATGGTTCCACCCAAATGAATCCTGGATTAGTGTGAATAGGATAAATGGGCCTGAAACCGGTTCTCTTGCTGTGCTCCATGTTTCACCAACTGAGCAACCAATGAATGCACAACGATTATTCAGGAACGAATCACAGGAGGAAAGGTTTTGTGGGCTGGGCCTTCCATATTATCACAGCAGTTCACCTTACACAGCTCAAACTGCAAAAGAAAGAGCCTTTATGGATTTTGTCCAATCAGAGAGCCTGCAGAATCTAATTGACCAATGGGGTGACAGTAACATTCAGGAGCTGGAGGCATTCATAGATTCTTATTTTGAGATGGTGTGGCAGGAGACTCAGAAGGAGCCGAAATACAGCAGCATGACAACAGTCAACTGTGAGAGTTCAGGCATCACTGAGAGCGATCACAATCAGAGACTTCTGGCCTCAATTGACAGGAAACTGTCAAAACTTGACATCCTGGAGGGAGTTCAAAGAGACCTGCGGGAGCTGAAGCAAAGCATCAGGCACTGTAGTGGAATATTTCAGGGAGTGAAGGACAGAAGTAAAGAAACACATGACCCCAGCAGACCTTCTGAGGCAACTGCGTCAGCAGTAAGTGAGGAAAGGGGTTGA